One genomic region from Campylobacter concisus encodes:
- a CDS encoding DNA repair protein encodes MKNEARKFYAVIDLKSFYASVECVERGLDPFKADLVVADDSRGNGSVCLAVSPALRAKGIKNRCRLFEIPKAIRFIIAPPRMQFYIDYAAKIYEIYLKYVSKDDIYVYSIDEAFIDLTSYVKFYNTDAKSIAKKIMDEILKTTGVTATCGMGTNLYLAKIALDILAKHSDDGIAFLDEQLYKERLWTHQPLDDFWRIGKQTRLKLEKHGIFCMKDIANAPRSLLEKFFGVDAYITIDHANGIEPTTIADIKAYKPSTKSYFSSEILPRDYERCEAAVVLKEMADRLALRLINKEVKASGITINIKFADKLEPLQRASVRFKTPTNVSSVLMSAAEELLLNKIKNVGLIRQISINANDVVKESLAHSSLFEDDTKEKAVLKSLNLIKEKFGKNSVLRAIDLLPEATGKDRNKKIGGHKSGE; translated from the coding sequence ATGAAAAACGAAGCACGAAAATTTTATGCCGTCATTGATCTAAAGTCATTTTACGCCTCAGTTGAGTGCGTGGAGCGAGGGCTTGATCCGTTTAAAGCCGATCTGGTCGTGGCTGACGATAGTCGTGGCAATGGAAGTGTTTGTCTAGCCGTTAGCCCAGCTCTTAGAGCCAAAGGTATTAAAAATAGATGCAGGCTTTTTGAAATACCAAAGGCTATAAGATTTATCATTGCACCGCCTAGGATGCAGTTTTACATCGACTATGCGGCTAAAATTTATGAGATATACCTAAAATATGTTTCAAAAGATGATATCTATGTCTATTCTATCGATGAGGCCTTTATCGATCTTACTTCTTATGTTAAATTTTATAATACCGATGCAAAATCCATAGCCAAAAAGATAATGGATGAAATTTTAAAAACTACTGGCGTGACGGCCACCTGTGGCATGGGCACAAATTTGTACCTCGCAAAAATCGCCCTTGATATCCTGGCTAAGCACAGTGATGATGGGATTGCATTTTTAGACGAGCAACTTTATAAAGAACGTCTTTGGACGCATCAACCCTTAGATGATTTTTGGCGTATCGGTAAGCAAACTAGGCTAAAGCTAGAAAAACATGGAATTTTTTGTATGAAAGATATAGCAAATGCTCCGCGAAGCTTACTTGAGAAATTTTTTGGAGTTGATGCCTATATAACGATAGATCATGCAAATGGCATAGAGCCAACGACAATAGCTGATATAAAAGCATATAAACCAAGCACAAAATCCTACTTTAGCTCTGAAATTTTACCAAGAGACTACGAACGTTGTGAGGCGGCAGTCGTACTAAAAGAGATGGCTGACAGGCTCGCTCTTAGGCTCATAAACAAAGAGGTCAAGGCAAGTGGAATAACGATAAATATAAAATTTGCCGACAAGCTTGAGCCACTACAGCGTGCAAGCGTTCGGTTTAAGACACCAACAAATGTCTCAAGTGTACTGATGAGTGCGGCTGAAGAGCTACTTTTAAACAAGATAAAAAATGTTGGGCTGATTAGGCAAATTAGCATCAATGCAAACGACGTAGTAAAAGAGAGCCTAGCTCACTCTAGTCTTTTTGAGGATGATACTAAAGAAAAGGCGGTTTTAAAATCCCTAAATCTCATAAAAGAAAAATTTGGTAAAAACTCGGTTTTAAGAGCTATCGATCTGCTACCAGAAGCCACTGGAAAAGATAGAAATAAAAAGATCGGAGGGCACAAAAGTGGCGAGTAA
- a CDS encoding flagellar basal body rod modification protein, with product MASVSDITTQTTQQKNAEKKAKAKQDAAADTGTNPNAQLDKDAFMKLLLTELQYQDPTSPMDTEKMLTQTSQLASLEMQQNTNSAMKELVNQLKSNANAYAISALGKMVSTGSNSVLLTDEQKNVNFALYFKSDLANGKLEIKNANGEVVRSIDIKDLKSGVRRISWDGKDDSGKQLPNGAYTVSVNYTGKDGNSYKTQVGSYPVEAVKFVDGKAMIKIAGEYVPMDKISEFYEG from the coding sequence ATGGCTTCAGTTTCAGATATAACTACACAAACAACACAACAAAAAAATGCCGAGAAAAAGGCAAAAGCAAAGCAAGATGCGGCAGCTGACACAGGAACTAATCCAAATGCGCAGCTAGATAAAGATGCATTTATGAAGCTACTTTTAACAGAACTTCAGTATCAAGATCCAACAAGTCCTATGGATACTGAAAAGATGCTTACGCAAACTAGCCAGCTAGCATCACTAGAGATGCAACAAAATACAAACTCAGCTATGAAAGAGCTTGTAAATCAGTTAAAATCAAATGCAAATGCCTACGCCATATCAGCTCTTGGCAAAATGGTCTCAACTGGTTCAAACTCAGTTTTACTAACAGATGAGCAAAAAAATGTAAATTTTGCACTTTATTTTAAATCAGATCTTGCAAATGGTAAGCTAGAAATTAAAAATGCAAATGGAGAGGTCGTTCGTTCAATCGATATAAAAGATCTAAAGTCAGGAGTTCGCAGAATATCTTGGGATGGTAAAGATGATTCTGGAAAACAATTACCAAACGGAGCATATACAGTCTCTGTTAATTACACTGGAAAAGATGGTAATTCATACAAGACTCAAGTAGGTAGCTATCCGGTTGAAGCAGTAAAATTTGTAGATGGTAAAGCCATGATAAAAATCGCAGGCGAATATGTCCCAATGGATAAAATATCTGAATTTTACGAAGGATAA
- the typA gene encoding translational GTPase TypA — MEKIRNMAVIAHVDHGKTTMVDELLKQSGTFNEHQSVGERVMDSNDIERERGITILSKNTAIRYKDTKINIIDTPGHADFGGEVERVLKMVDGVLLLVDAQEGVMPQTKFVVKKALSLGLRPIVVVNKIDKPAGDPDRVINEIFDLFVALDANDEQLEFPVVYAAAKNGYAKLKLSDENKDMQPLFETILAHVPAPSGSDENPLQLQVFTLDYDNYVGKIGIARIFNGKISKNQNVMLAKADGTKTTGRISKLIGFMGLERTDINEAGTGDIVAIAGFDALDVGDSVVDPNNPHPLDPLHIEEPTLSVVFSVNDGPLAGTEGKHVTSNKIDERLANEMKTNIAMKYENIGEGKFKVSGRGELQITILAENMRREGYEFLLGRPEVIVKEINGVKCEPYELLVIDAPDDTTGTVIEKLGKRKAEMVSMNPTGDGQTRIEFEIPARGLIGFRSQFLTDTKGEGVMNHSFLEFRPLSGTVEHRTNGALVSMENGVTLAYSLFNLQDRGVLFLDPQAKVYVGMIIGEHSRPNDLDVNPIKGKNLTNVRASGSDDAIKLVPPRKLSLERALEWIEDDELVEVTPINIRVRKRYLDPTERKRKAKL, encoded by the coding sequence TTGGAAAAGATACGAAATATGGCCGTTATCGCGCACGTCGACCACGGTAAAACAACAATGGTTGATGAGCTTTTAAAACAGTCAGGAACATTTAACGAGCATCAAAGCGTTGGCGAGCGTGTAATGGATAGCAACGACATCGAAAGAGAGCGTGGCATCACGATTCTTTCTAAAAATACTGCTATTCGATACAAAGATACAAAGATCAACATCATTGACACCCCAGGCCACGCCGACTTTGGTGGTGAGGTAGAGCGTGTTCTTAAGATGGTTGATGGCGTTTTGCTACTTGTCGATGCGCAAGAAGGCGTTATGCCACAAACTAAATTTGTCGTCAAAAAAGCACTTTCACTAGGACTTCGTCCAATCGTTGTCGTAAATAAGATTGATAAGCCAGCAGGCGATCCAGACCGCGTTATAAATGAAATTTTTGACCTTTTTGTCGCACTTGATGCAAATGATGAGCAGCTAGAATTTCCAGTTGTTTATGCCGCTGCTAAAAATGGCTATGCAAAGCTAAAACTAAGCGATGAAAACAAAGACATGCAGCCACTTTTTGAGACTATCCTAGCTCACGTACCAGCTCCAAGCGGTAGCGACGAGAACCCACTTCAGCTTCAAGTTTTCACGCTTGATTATGATAACTACGTCGGTAAGATCGGTATTGCGAGGATTTTTAACGGCAAGATATCAAAAAACCAAAATGTCATGCTTGCAAAGGCTGATGGCACAAAGACAACTGGTAGAATTTCAAAGTTAATTGGTTTTATGGGTCTTGAAAGAACCGATATTAACGAAGCTGGTACTGGTGACATCGTAGCGATCGCTGGCTTTGATGCGCTTGACGTTGGCGATAGCGTCGTTGATCCAAACAATCCTCATCCGCTTGATCCTCTCCACATCGAAGAGCCGACACTTAGCGTTGTGTTTTCTGTAAATGATGGCCCATTAGCGGGTACTGAGGGCAAACACGTTACATCAAACAAGATCGATGAGCGCCTTGCAAACGAGATGAAGACAAATATCGCGATGAAATACGAAAACATCGGCGAGGGCAAATTTAAAGTAAGTGGCCGTGGTGAGCTTCAGATTACTATTTTGGCTGAAAATATGCGCCGCGAGGGCTATGAATTTTTACTTGGCAGACCTGAGGTTATCGTAAAAGAGATAAACGGCGTAAAATGCGAGCCATACGAGCTTTTAGTCATCGACGCACCTGATGATACGACAGGCACTGTCATAGAAAAACTAGGCAAAAGAAAGGCTGAAATGGTCTCTATGAACCCAACAGGTGATGGTCAAACAAGGATCGAGTTTGAGATCCCAGCACGCGGACTTATCGGTTTTAGAAGCCAGTTTTTGACTGATACAAAAGGCGAGGGCGTTATGAACCACAGCTTTTTGGAGTTTAGACCACTAAGCGGCACCGTCGAGCACAGAACAAATGGTGCTTTAGTTTCGATGGAAAACGGAGTAACGCTTGCTTATTCGCTATTTAACTTGCAAGATCGTGGTGTGCTTTTCCTTGATCCGCAAGCAAAAGTCTATGTAGGCATGATCATCGGCGAGCACAGCCGTCCAAACGACCTTGACGTAAATCCTATCAAGGGTAAAAACCTAACAAACGTACGTGCTAGCGGTAGCGACGATGCGATCAAGCTTGTGCCACCTAGAAAGCTAAGCCTTGAGCGCGCACTAGAGTGGATCGAGGATGACGAGCTAGTCGAGGTTACGCCTATAAATATCCGCGTTCGCAAGCGCTATTTAGATCCAACAGAACGCAAAAGAAAAGCAAAACTCTAA
- a CDS encoding YolD-like family protein, whose amino-acid sequence MASKDRAKIFSSFNPLSTLERALRQKEREKCEKLDLDESKVDEILKKISELRPADEVYVSYHDGYAYTSASGLISDVNFKNKTLMVVKTRIKFEDINDLKII is encoded by the coding sequence GTGGCGAGTAAAGATAGAGCAAAAATTTTTAGCTCGTTTAATCCTCTCTCAACCTTAGAGCGAGCCTTACGACAAAAAGAGCGAGAAAAATGCGAAAAACTAGATCTTGATGAGAGCAAGGTCGATGAAATTTTAAAAAAGATAAGCGAGCTAAGACCGGCTGATGAAGTATATGTGAGCTATCATGACGGCTACGCCTATACAAGTGCTAGCGGACTAATATCTGACGTAAATTTCAAAAATAAAACTCTTATGGTTGTAAAAACTAGGATCAAATTTGAAGATATAAATGACCTAAAAATAATTTAG
- the proC gene encoding pyrroline-5-carboxylate reductase: protein MKSVKIGFIGGGNMGGAMIEALWRAQSDEADAGRSSAEDERKSSGGSAGCGAENLAQTDKNASSRECEKKTKFEIIACARSKIEALRQRFGIKIAASETDLAREADAVVLATKPASYEAILRLIAPDLARKILLLLAPNFDIKRARQIVGEDVYITRAMPNVAASIGASATALCFDAGFSEAKKETVREIIAKIGKIYEIDESGFATFTGIAGSLPAYACAFIEAAADAGVRGGLPRQLCYDAVAAAVEGTARLIQSGKHPAALKDEVCSPAGTTIEGLAALEKGGFRGALMDAVTACIAKARG, encoded by the coding sequence ATGAAAAGCGTAAAAATCGGCTTCATCGGCGGCGGAAATATGGGCGGCGCAATGATAGAGGCGCTTTGGCGCGCGCAATCTGACGAAGCAGACGCGGGGCGAAGCTCGGCCGAGGACGAGCGAAAATCCAGCGGCGGTAGCGCGGGGTGCGGGGCGGAAAATTTAGCGCAAACGGATAAAAACGCGAGCTCGCGCGAATGCGAAAAAAAGACGAAATTTGAAATCATAGCCTGCGCCAGAAGTAAAATCGAAGCCTTGCGGCAAAGATTTGGCATAAAAATAGCCGCGAGCGAAACGGATCTAGCGCGCGAAGCGGACGCGGTCGTGCTGGCTACTAAGCCCGCTAGCTACGAGGCTATCTTGCGCCTGATCGCTCCCGATCTTGCGCGCAAAATTTTGCTTCTTTTGGCGCCGAATTTTGACATAAAACGCGCTAGGCAAATCGTAGGCGAGGATGTCTATATCACTCGCGCGATGCCAAACGTCGCAGCTAGCATCGGCGCGTCGGCCACGGCTCTTTGCTTTGACGCTGGATTTAGCGAGGCCAAGAAAGAGACCGTGCGCGAGATAATCGCTAAAATCGGTAAAATTTACGAGATAGACGAGTCCGGGTTTGCCACATTTACGGGCATCGCGGGAAGCTTGCCCGCGTATGCGTGCGCCTTTATCGAGGCTGCGGCCGATGCTGGCGTGCGGGGCGGACTGCCTAGGCAGCTTTGCTACGACGCCGTTGCGGCAGCCGTGGAAGGGACGGCGCGTCTGATCCAAAGCGGCAAGCACCCGGCCGCGCTAAAAGACGAGGTCTGCTCGCCGGCTGGAACCACGATCGAAGGACTTGCCGCGCTTGAAAAGGGCGGATTTCGCGGCGCCTTGATGGATGCCGTCACCGCTTGCATCGCCAAAGCGCGGGGTTAG
- a CDS encoding molybdopterin-dependent oxidoreductase produces the protein MKRRDFIKFSALAATAAQANKIEGVTKTIFDQKKTFGANRFGLFWANTNSNQIVSVDPFDGDKFPNTMNNSLPDLIQNESRVLYPYVRKSYLKAKGAAKSELRGKEEFVRVSWDTALDLAAKALKENFDKYGPESIYGECYWWGGSGKISWGRTVGHRMLKVLGGYVEESGDYSTGAGLVIMPHVLGNSAVYDAPTKWEAMVKNAKNIVFWGTDPLVTGQISWQPPTHDGYLGIKKIKEAGIKTYSVCVFKNDTTRYLDSETIIVRPNTDVAMMLGMCHYLYENKLYDEEFIKKYTVGFNKFKDYLLGTTDKVVKDINWASKICGVKAEDIAKFATALAKEPSTIIAGRSLQRQDHGEMGFWGIVTLSAMLGHIGKEGLGFEFNLYYGNGSTDKIAPALKGISTRISEKYENVDGAPWKKFKNVTIPSSRSIEALQNPGKEIDYDGSKIKLPHMRVAYMASGSMFTRHQDVNNAVKAWRKFDTVITAEPFWTSTAKLSDIVLPVALEVERNDINQSVPSSEYIVAYKPVVEPMGESRSDYWICSQICKRWGREEVFTEGKDELGWAKEFYADAVEQAKALDLKMPNFDEFWKEGYVKFDKDNEETKYYTRLSTFRENPHKNRLGTPSGKIEIYSPTIAKFGYKDFAPHFAWIEPFEWLGSEKAKKYPFSITTPHSRYRLHSQLNNSIIRNYAEVSAREPMLINTNDAKKKGITTGDVVRVFNDRGEILVGALVTDIIPERVIAICEGAWYDPEVLGERSLCKHGCINVLTRDKGTSSIAQSNCGHTILADLEKYKGEIKPITAFSKPKILQSL, from the coding sequence ATGAAAAGACGAGATTTTATAAAATTTTCTGCACTTGCAGCCACTGCGGCGCAGGCAAACAAGATAGAGGGCGTGACAAAAACCATTTTTGACCAAAAGAAAACTTTTGGAGCAAATAGATTTGGTCTATTTTGGGCAAATACCAACTCAAATCAAATCGTCTCTGTTGATCCATTTGATGGTGATAAATTCCCAAATACAATGAATAATAGCTTGCCAGATCTCATCCAAAACGAAAGCCGCGTACTCTATCCGTACGTAAGAAAAAGCTACTTAAAGGCAAAAGGCGCAGCAAAAAGTGAGCTTCGTGGCAAAGAAGAATTTGTACGTGTTAGCTGGGATACAGCACTTGACCTTGCTGCAAAAGCCTTAAAAGAAAATTTTGACAAATATGGCCCTGAGAGCATCTACGGCGAATGCTACTGGTGGGGTGGCAGCGGTAAGATCAGCTGGGGTAGGACCGTTGGTCACAGGATGCTAAAAGTGCTTGGCGGATACGTCGAAGAGAGCGGCGACTACTCAACTGGAGCTGGTCTTGTCATCATGCCTCACGTCCTTGGAAATAGTGCGGTTTATGACGCTCCTACAAAATGGGAAGCTATGGTTAAAAATGCTAAGAACATCGTATTTTGGGGTACTGATCCGCTCGTAACTGGTCAAATTTCATGGCAGCCACCAACACATGATGGTTATCTTGGTATCAAAAAGATAAAAGAGGCAGGCATAAAAACTTATAGTGTTTGTGTCTTTAAAAATGACACCACAAGATACCTTGACTCTGAAACTATCATCGTTCGTCCAAATACCGACGTAGCAATGATGCTTGGTATGTGCCACTATCTTTATGAAAACAAGCTTTATGATGAAGAATTTATAAAAAAATACACAGTTGGTTTTAATAAATTTAAAGATTATTTGCTTGGTACCACCGACAAAGTGGTAAAAGATATAAACTGGGCTAGTAAAATTTGTGGTGTAAAAGCCGAAGATATCGCTAAATTTGCAACAGCGCTTGCAAAAGAGCCAAGCACTATCATTGCTGGCAGATCTCTTCAAAGACAAGATCACGGCGAGATGGGCTTTTGGGGTATCGTAACACTTAGTGCGATGCTTGGCCACATCGGTAAAGAAGGTCTTGGATTTGAGTTTAACCTCTACTATGGAAACGGCAGCACTGATAAGATAGCACCTGCTCTAAAAGGTATCAGCACTAGGATAAGCGAGAAATATGAAAACGTAGATGGTGCTCCATGGAAGAAATTTAAAAACGTAACCATCCCATCTTCAAGATCGATTGAAGCCTTGCAAAATCCTGGCAAAGAGATAGACTATGATGGCTCTAAGATCAAACTTCCACACATGAGAGTAGCTTATATGGCTTCTGGTTCGATGTTTACAAGACACCAGGACGTAAATAACGCCGTTAAAGCATGGCGTAAATTTGATACTGTTATCACAGCCGAGCCATTTTGGACAAGCACAGCTAAACTAAGCGACATTGTCTTACCAGTGGCACTAGAAGTAGAGAGAAATGACATCAACCAAAGTGTCCCATCAAGCGAATACATCGTGGCTTATAAACCAGTAGTTGAGCCAATGGGAGAAAGTAGAAGCGACTACTGGATCTGCTCACAAATTTGCAAACGCTGGGGCAGAGAAGAGGTCTTTACTGAGGGTAAAGATGAGCTTGGCTGGGCAAAAGAATTTTACGCAGATGCGGTGGAACAAGCCAAAGCACTAGATCTTAAAATGCCAAACTTTGATGAGTTTTGGAAAGAGGGATATGTCAAATTTGACAAAGACAATGAAGAGACAAAATACTACACAAGACTTAGTACATTTAGAGAAAATCCACACAAAAATCGCCTTGGCACGCCATCAGGCAAGATAGAAATTTACTCTCCAACTATTGCTAAATTTGGCTACAAAGACTTTGCTCCACACTTTGCTTGGATAGAGCCGTTTGAGTGGCTTGGTAGTGAAAAAGCTAAAAAATATCCATTTAGCATCACAACCCCACACTCAAGATATCGCCTCCACTCTCAGCTAAATAACTCAATAATCAGAAACTACGCTGAAGTGAGCGCAAGAGAACCGATGCTAATAAACACAAACGACGCTAAGAAAAAAGGCATCACAACTGGTGATGTAGTGAGAGTCTTTAACGATAGAGGTGAAATTTTAGTAGGAGCGCTTGTCACTGACATTATCCCAGAGCGTGTCATTGCTATTTGCGAAGGTGCATGGTATGATCCTGAAGTGCTTGGAGAAAGAAGTCTTTGTAAGCATGGCTGCATCAATGTCCTAACACGCGACAAAGGCACATCTAGTATCGCTCAAAGCAACTGCGGGCATACGATACTAGCTGATCTTGAAAAATATAAAGGTGAGATCAAACCAATAACTGCGTTTTCTAAACCAAAAATTTTACAATCTTTGTAG
- a CDS encoding autotransporter domain-containing protein, producing MSFANVNGFKADYYESGIDLKGVGLSAGVAFSAKENIYGAFIENSYAKFDNSDEDAKIDGRVRKYGLGIFSRLNLPRDFYIDLMAKAGRSQIKVDVKDIDYKISMPYYNASFGVGKKIKFDSFILDSGPNYALSYVSSGEADIGQSTLKFSSVTSSRAKIYSKIAYDAGKFNPYGKISAEYKFNTKSKIAVIQEDEEISLT from the coding sequence ATCAGTTTTGCAAATGTAAATGGATTTAAGGCAGACTATTATGAGAGCGGCATTGATCTAAAAGGCGTTGGCTTATCAGCCGGTGTAGCATTTAGTGCAAAAGAGAACATTTATGGAGCTTTTATAGAGAACTCGTACGCTAAATTTGATAACAGCGATGAAGATGCCAAAATAGATGGCAGAGTTAGAAAATATGGACTTGGTATTTTTTCAAGACTAAATTTGCCACGTGATTTTTATATCGATCTCATGGCAAAAGCTGGTAGGAGCCAGATTAAGGTTGATGTAAAAGACATAGATTATAAAATCTCAATGCCATACTACAATGCTAGCTTTGGTGTCGGCAAAAAGATAAAATTTGATAGCTTTATACTTGATAGTGGGCCAAACTACGCACTCTCTTATGTTAGTAGCGGTGAGGCAGATATCGGACAAAGCACATTAAAATTTAGCAGCGTTACATCAAGTAGAGCTAAAATTTACTCAAAAATAGCCTATGATGCTGGTAAATTTAATCCTTATGGGAAAATTAGTGCCGAGTATAAATTTAATACAAAATCAAAAATAGCAGTAATCCAAGAAGACGAGGAAATAAGCCTAACTTAA
- a CDS encoding Fic family protein, protein MKEEVSSNIIIPEPSFGSNLTNVILDLEKLRTKRLGGDVPPYIFFQLKNIFQILETLGSARIEGNNTTLSEYVEKIIDKNFTDESDDEIKSLENAIAFIEDNTDEETIFDRAYISEIHKIITKGLTPPPKGEGSNYPGELRRHDVSIKKSGHIPPKHFILPDYFNKFIEFINEKHKEQYQLLMVAIAHHRFEFIHPFDNGNGRMGRLLNYAFLIKLGFKVKQGRLINPSSVFYANRDQYYDMLSCADTLEPRDLLAWCEYFLIGLKNEIEKIDHLLKKEYVQKIILLPMLKIALDREHITKQEFDILTYIVKKDDMCMKAEELDKFGIRKSKEKSNIMTKLKDKKMVRSITDGGRIYTIYFVNNYLLRSIMHVLKDSGFVSDFLNNNI, encoded by the coding sequence ATGAAAGAAGAAGTAAGTAGTAATATAATAATACCAGAGCCATCTTTTGGAAGTAATTTGACTAATGTTATTTTAGATTTGGAAAAGCTAAGGACCAAAAGGCTTGGTGGTGATGTACCTCCATATATATTTTTTCAGCTTAAAAATATTTTTCAAATTTTAGAAACTTTAGGATCAGCTAGAATCGAAGGAAATAATACAACATTATCTGAATATGTTGAGAAGATTATAGATAAAAATTTTACAGATGAAAGCGATGATGAGATAAAAAGCTTAGAAAATGCCATAGCTTTTATAGAAGACAACACAGATGAAGAAACCATATTTGATCGTGCCTATATTTCAGAAATCCATAAAATTATTACAAAAGGCTTAACACCGCCGCCAAAAGGTGAAGGATCTAACTATCCTGGAGAATTAAGGCGACATGACGTAAGTATAAAAAAATCAGGACATATTCCACCAAAGCACTTTATATTGCCAGATTATTTTAATAAGTTTATAGAATTTATCAACGAAAAACATAAGGAGCAGTACCAGCTTTTAATGGTTGCTATTGCGCACCATAGGTTTGAGTTTATTCATCCATTTGACAATGGAAATGGTAGAATGGGTAGACTTTTAAATTATGCTTTTTTAATTAAGCTCGGATTTAAAGTTAAGCAAGGTAGACTTATAAATCCGTCTTCTGTTTTTTACGCAAATAGAGATCAGTATTACGATATGTTGTCGTGCGCCGATACTTTAGAGCCTAGAGATTTGTTAGCTTGGTGCGAATATTTTTTAATAGGATTAAAAAATGAGATCGAAAAAATAGACCATCTTTTAAAAAAAGAATATGTACAAAAAATTATACTTCTACCAATGCTCAAAATAGCACTAGATAGAGAACATATAACAAAACAAGAATTTGATATATTGACGTATATTGTTAAAAAAGATGATATGTGTATGAAAGCCGAAGAACTTGATAAATTTGGTATACGAAAATCAAAAGAAAAATCAAACATTATGACAAAACTAAAAGATAAAAAAATGGTTAGATCCATAACTGATGGTGGAAGAATTTACACTATCTATTTTGTAAATAATTATCTTTTGCGTAGCATTATGCATGTATTAAAAGATAGTGGTTTTGTCTCTGATTTTTTAAATAATAATATTTAA
- a CDS encoding FeoB-associated Cys-rich membrane protein — MAWYEAAILIVIAIGAGYFVYAKEFKQKDCGCGSGKNCHSGGKKYK; from the coding sequence ATGGCTTGGTACGAAGCGGCGATTTTAATCGTGATAGCGATTGGTGCAGGGTATTTCGTGTATGCGAAAGAATTTAAACAAAAAGACTGCGGTTGCGGTAGCGGTAAAAACTGTCACTCTGGTGGAAAAAAGTATAAGTAA